From a region of the Osmia lignaria lignaria isolate PbOS001 chromosome 10, iyOsmLign1, whole genome shotgun sequence genome:
- the DopEcR gene encoding G-protein coupled receptor DopEcR, which yields MEEPSLEALMQAGLIFVVGVAIILSNLLIIATYLNFRGPSEVINYYLLSLASADLLCGLLVVPLSVYPALVRRWVYGDIVCRLVGYLEVTLWAVSVYTFMWISVDRYLAIRKPLRYETVQTKTRCQCWMVFTWISVAMMCCPPLLGFQKPIFDREAFICMLDWGNMAAYTITLSILVLGPSVITIIYTYSYIFTMMRRLRSGVLIHDKEYATALSENLSNPSHIMSFVLVMTFWMSWAPYAGLRIYAVVNGPPQVPFLHFAVVWLGITNSFWKAVVLGTLSPQFRLAARVLCLTLCCRHRRLPPELLGLDDDD from the exons ATGGAGGAGCCCTCGCTGGAGGCTCTCATGCAGGCGGGCCTCATCTTCGTGGTCGGTGTCGCCATCATCCTCTCGAATCTCCTCATCATCGCCACCTATCTCAATTTCCGTG GTCCCTCCGAGGTGATAAACTACTATTTGCTGTCTCTCGCGTCGGCGGACCTTCTTTGTGGTCTGCTGGTGGTTCCACTGTCGGTGTATCCGGCTTTAGTACGAAGATGGGTCTATGGGGACATCGTGTGTCGTCTCGTTGGCTACTTGGAGGTTACCCTTTGGGCGGTATCTGTTTACACCTTCATGTGGATCTCTGTGGATCGCTATTTGGCCATCag AAAACCATTGCGATACGAGACCGTGCAAACGAAAACCCGATGCCAATGTTGGATGGTGTTTACGTGGATCAGCGTGGCGATGATGTGCTGCCCACCATTGCTAGGTTTCCAAAAGCCGATCTTCGATCGCGAGGCGTTCATCTGCATGCTCGATTGGGGCAACATGGCCGCGTACACCATCACGCTGTCGATCCTCGTGCTAGGCCCATCGGTCATCACAATCATCTACACCTACAGCTACATCTTCACGATGATGAGACGGCTGCGATCCGGCGTACTGATTCACGACAAGGAGTACGCGACCGCGTTATCGGAGAACTTGAGCAATCCGAGTCACATCATGTCCTTTGTCCTAGTGATGACTTTCTGGATGTCCTGGGCGCCGTATGCCGGTCTACGGATATACGCTGTCGTTAACGGACCACCTCAG GTACCGTTTCTGCACTTTGCGGTGGTGTGGTTAGGGATAACGAACAGTTTTTGGAAAGCGGTGGTCCTGGGAACCCTGAGCCCTCAATTTCGTCTGGCAGCCCGCGTCCTATGTCTGACGCTGTGCTGCCGGCACAGACGACTTCCGCCGGAGCTGCTCGGCCTCGACGATGACGATTAA